Proteins from a genomic interval of Candidatus Bathyarchaeota archaeon:
- a CDS encoding rhomboid family intramembrane serine protease: MEIPIGAYPKRQRYKPIATWGLTAVNVIVFIYLVANGLLDEAVATYGLVPAYILEGRRLYTVLTSMFLHGGFMHLAGNMIYLVVFGSGIEARLGKARFLLLYLLSGILASVAHMAILLLFTEPIVVYGPMGATVYDPLETPCVGASGAISGLLGAYLLLFPSANLKVLTFIGMIPVVISIPAVLFIGFWFLYQLYMGYVSLLLPAPFFSGVAFWAHIGGFIAGLMVTPLIGRRARRRRRVLIDRRGRVWYEIPVD; this comes from the coding sequence ATGGAGATACCTATAGGAGCGTACCCTAAAAGACAGAGGTATAAGCCTATTGCGACGTGGGGCCTCACGGCCGTCAACGTAATCGTGTTCATCTACCTAGTGGCGAACGGGCTTTTAGACGAGGCCGTAGCGACCTACGGTCTTGTTCCGGCGTATATTCTAGAGGGGAGGCGCCTCTACACGGTGTTGACATCCATGTTTCTACACGGAGGATTCATGCATCTTGCAGGTAATATGATATACCTGGTCGTCTTCGGCTCAGGCATAGAGGCTAGACTCGGGAAAGCGAGGTTCCTACTCCTCTACCTCCTATCGGGTATACTGGCATCTGTAGCGCATATGGCGATCCTGCTACTCTTCACAGAGCCCATCGTGGTATACGGCCCCATGGGCGCCACGGTATATGACCCCCTTGAGACGCCCTGCGTAGGAGCGTCAGGGGCTATTTCTGGTCTTCTAGGAGCCTACCTGCTATTATTCCCCAGCGCGAACCTGAAGGTCTTAACCTTCATAGGGATGATCCCCGTGGTCATAAGCATACCCGCCGTGCTGTTCATAGGGTTCTGGTTCCTATACCAGCTATACATGGGCTACGTATCGCTGCTACTACCTGCCCCGTTCTTCTCAGGCGTCGCGTTCTGGGCCCACATCGGAGGCTTCATAGCAGGTCTTATGGTGACGCCGTTGATAGGTAGAAGGGCTAGACGCAGGAGAAGGGTGCTCATAGACAGACGGGGAAGAGTATGGTATGAGATACCTGTCGATTAA
- a CDS encoding methyltransferase domain-containing protein, whose product MGLSEEQVVVEEEYAVIRGSNIRLGDLEAVLEDDRAVYVVINGSLRKLAWYSAGSYYKLRCVAPVEAPTIEINGIHMHRVSGITPWRDSEAKVRLLSIRRGDRVLDVCTGLGYTAIWALKMGADEVLSIEKDPNVLEMACYNPWSRWLEDQRVSIILGDASKVVEVLEDRSFDKVIHDPPRLALAGELYALSFYRELYRILKPGGVLVHYTGRPGYRRGKDVMGGVKGRLEKAGFVAKRRPEISAVLAFKPR is encoded by the coding sequence ATGGGTCTATCCGAAGAACAGGTCGTCGTAGAAGAGGAATATGCGGTTATACGTGGCTCGAATATTCGGCTTGGAGACCTAGAGGCCGTGCTTGAGGACGATAGGGCGGTTTACGTGGTGATAAACGGATCGCTTAGGAAACTCGCCTGGTACTCCGCCGGGAGCTACTATAAGCTTAGGTGCGTAGCCCCCGTGGAAGCGCCTACGATAGAGATAAACGGCATACACATGCACAGAGTCTCAGGTATAACCCCTTGGAGGGACTCGGAAGCCAAGGTTAGACTCTTGTCGATAAGGAGGGGTGATAGGGTTCTAGACGTATGCACGGGGTTGGGCTACACGGCCATATGGGCGTTAAAGATGGGTGCTGACGAGGTTTTAAGCATAGAGAAAGACCCTAACGTCCTCGAGATGGCCTGCTATAACCCATGGAGTAGGTGGCTTGAAGACCAGAGGGTCTCTATAATCTTGGGAGATGCTTCAAAGGTCGTCGAGGTGCTTGAAGACCGTTCCTTCGACAAGGTGATCCACGATCCTCCTAGGCTCGCGTTGGCTGGAGAGCTGTACGCTCTAAGCTTCTACAGAGAGCTCTATAGAATACTCAAACCCGGAGGCGTCCTAGTGCACTACACAGGGCGGCCAGGCTACAGAAGAGGGAAAGATGTCATGGGAGGTGTCAAGGGCCGGCTCGAAAAGGCCGGTTTCGTGGCTAAAAGAAGGCCGGAGATATCGGCGGTACTGGCCTTTAAACCACGTTAG
- a CDS encoding L-fucose/L-arabinose isomerase family protein, translating into MRKITLGFVPLHREPFDEDWAVELRKRFLDALSQVENLDLVCPDEDLTEKGLVRDDEDADKVIELFKSRGVDGLLLGTMTFGDEIAGARIADALRKPIMVFATKEPPISPEGFRKSDSFCGTLSLTSALYRRGLPFSFLGIIYPEDEVFRKGVERFMRVCSIVGGFKGANIGLIGPRPERFETCSFNEVAMIKSFGQKLVPVDLSQIALDVEALGDEDPEFLEVLEDLKRRADTSEIPPDKLKLMAKVETVLRRVFKDKRLSAASIRCWLEFQQMYGIVVCHILGRLTDSGLITACESDVYGALTMLIQYLASLETTPPHFVDWTIRHPEKDNLVLLWHCGNAPPSLACQGCPVKLRYHSIICRQLGVERTYGTGEFRLKPGVVTINRLAEYDGEFKLLITKGRVVEEPLYTRGSYSWVEVEDLDRLYRVLVEEGFVHHASMIHGDYTREILEACKFLGIKPVVV; encoded by the coding sequence TTGAGAAAGATAACGTTGGGCTTTGTACCCCTGCATAGAGAACCCTTCGACGAGGATTGGGCTGTGGAGCTTAGGAAGAGGTTTCTCGACGCGTTGTCTCAGGTTGAAAACCTCGACCTCGTATGCCCCGATGAGGACTTGACGGAGAAGGGTCTTGTGAGGGACGACGAGGATGCGGATAAGGTTATCGAGCTTTTCAAGAGTAGAGGCGTCGACGGCCTGCTTCTGGGTACGATGACCTTCGGGGATGAGATCGCTGGCGCTAGGATAGCCGACGCTTTGAGGAAGCCTATAATGGTGTTTGCTACTAAAGAGCCCCCCATAAGCCCGGAGGGGTTCAGGAAGTCTGACAGCTTCTGCGGGACCCTTTCGCTTACTTCAGCGCTTTATAGGAGGGGTTTACCTTTCAGTTTTCTAGGGATCATCTATCCCGAGGATGAGGTGTTCAGGAAGGGTGTCGAGCGTTTCATGCGCGTATGCTCGATAGTAGGCGGCTTTAAGGGTGCCAATATAGGGCTTATAGGTCCGAGGCCTGAACGCTTCGAGACTTGCAGCTTCAACGAGGTGGCTATGATAAAATCCTTCGGTCAGAAACTTGTCCCGGTGGATCTATCCCAGATAGCCCTCGATGTCGAGGCCTTGGGAGACGAGGATCCCGAGTTTCTAGAGGTTTTGGAAGACCTTAAGAGGCGGGCAGACACGTCGGAGATACCTCCTGATAAGCTTAAGCTCATGGCGAAGGTCGAGACGGTTCTGAGACGAGTATTCAAGGATAAGCGATTATCGGCCGCCAGCATCAGATGCTGGCTCGAGTTCCAGCAGATGTATGGTATAGTCGTCTGCCACATCCTAGGGAGGCTTACGGATTCAGGTCTGATCACGGCCTGCGAATCAGACGTTTACGGGGCTTTGACTATGCTTATCCAGTACCTGGCGTCTCTCGAGACGACCCCGCCGCACTTTGTCGACTGGACCATAAGGCATCCTGAGAAAGATAACCTCGTCCTCCTATGGCACTGTGGGAACGCCCCGCCTTCGCTCGCATGCCAGGGTTGCCCCGTGAAGCTGAGATACCACAGCATAATCTGTAGACAGCTTGGGGTCGAGAGGACCTATGGAACCGGAGAGTTCAGGCTTAAGCCGGGGGTCGTGACGATAAATAGGCTGGCCGAGTATGACGGGGAGTTTAAGCTCCTCATAACCAAGGGCAGGGTCGTGGAGGAGCCGCTTTACACGAGGGGCTCCTACAGCTGGGTCGAGGTAGAGGACCTAGACAGGCTCTACAGGGTTTTGGTGGAGGAGGGTTTCGTACATCACGCCAGCATGATCCATGGAGACTACACCCGTGAGATACTCGAGGCCTGTAAATTCCTAGGCATAAAGCCGGTGGTCGTTTAA
- a CDS encoding Gfo/Idh/MocA family oxidoreductase, giving the protein MAVVVEEVAEEKPGITGLSVGFIGCGGIAGHHLNQLIKLGVKPIAFCDVDKSKALSFAERIGGATVYTEYYEMFDREELDAVWICIPPFAHRDEVVVAAENGVNVFLEKPIALDMKTAKSMVDAVGKHGVKSWVGYQWRQFNGVQAARMKLVREGGRIGLVEGYWWGGVPGAPWWIRREFSGGQVVEQTTHIFDLARYLCGEVERVYTEMDTLIHTDIPGFDIEDVGVFTLRFKNGAVGVISNTSAAQPPGRTVGLRIVAKNLQVEVSYVSTKIHRGSETVEIRHTVDPYLEEDRKFLQSIVEDSPTEVPIMEGLKTLAVTLAAVESWRRGSPVRVEELLL; this is encoded by the coding sequence ATGGCTGTCGTAGTAGAGGAGGTGGCTGAGGAGAAGCCCGGTATAACGGGTCTCAGCGTAGGCTTCATCGGATGCGGCGGCATAGCCGGTCACCACCTAAACCAGTTGATTAAGCTAGGTGTAAAGCCCATAGCGTTCTGTGACGTCGATAAGTCTAAAGCCCTATCTTTCGCCGAGAGGATAGGAGGTGCAACCGTATACACGGAGTACTACGAGATGTTCGACAGGGAGGAGCTGGACGCTGTGTGGATATGCATACCTCCGTTTGCCCATAGAGATGAGGTGGTCGTGGCGGCTGAAAACGGGGTTAACGTCTTCTTGGAGAAACCCATAGCCCTCGATATGAAGACGGCTAAGTCTATGGTCGACGCCGTCGGTAAACACGGTGTTAAAAGCTGGGTCGGCTATCAGTGGAGACAGTTCAACGGTGTTCAAGCCGCCCGTATGAAGCTCGTGAGGGAGGGCGGTAGGATCGGTCTTGTGGAGGGCTACTGGTGGGGAGGGGTACCCGGTGCTCCGTGGTGGATCCGGAGGGAGTTTAGCGGCGGTCAGGTGGTCGAGCAGACGACCCACATATTCGACCTGGCTAGGTACCTGTGTGGCGAGGTCGAGAGAGTCTATACGGAGATGGATACGCTCATCCACACAGATATACCTGGCTTCGATATAGAGGACGTGGGTGTTTTCACGCTTAGGTTTAAGAACGGCGCCGTAGGGGTGATATCCAACACCTCTGCGGCTCAACCGCCGGGGAGAACCGTCGGGTTGAGGATAGTCGCCAAAAACCTCCAGGTGGAGGTTAGCTACGTATCCACTAAGATCCATAGAGGTAGCGAGACGGTCGAGATCAGGCATACAGTCGACCCGTATCTCGAAGAGGACAGAAAGTTCCTCCAGAGCATAGTCGAAGACTCTCCGACCGAGGTTCCGATCATGGAGGGGTTAAAGACCCTTGCGGTCACTTTGGCGGCCGTCGAATCTTGGAGAAGAGGTTCACCAGTCCGTGTCGAGGAGCTTCTACTGTAG
- a CDS encoding DEAD/DEAH box helicase — protein sequence MTFKGISEPLLRALKEVGLEKPTPIQEKAIPLILSGRNVLIVAPTGYGKTEAAMIPILEAYLRLREKPDGIAILYITPLRALNRDILRRLRVLCTRIGLEVDVRHGDTDARTRRRQSLRPPKMLITTPETLQAILPGRRMRKHFESLRWVVVDEVHELLESKRGIQLTVALERLKALRNARFQIIGISATVADPETAARFIGGLDPVESVVLEETRETRVVVDNPKALDDDFKMSTSLALPADAVARMRVIGELAGKTSVLVFTNTREHSEVLASRLRALTPELKIDVHHGSLSRDVRREAEERIREGVSNALICTSSMELGVDIGILDTVVQYMSPRQVVRLVHRIGRSGHGLDRVSRGLILTASPEDSMEAAVIARRMLRHLLEKPRIHESALDVLAHQIAGLVLDFKEIDMKEAYETIRRAYPYRRLGWEDFVKTVELMAELRTIGLVRGRLRATWRTHRYYYENLSTIPDVKRYRVKNALDGRIVGTLDQEFVGERGEPGLVFIMKGQTWKILSVDHENLVVNVEPSTEVIGAVPSWEGELIPVSMEVAEEVYRVLAEIARELKRGGDPLRPLTPYSLTEEAKGRILEYVKEQLEKGFPVPSPDRILVEAFRDVVVLHTPFGDLVNRTLALALTALLSNRLGYAIGFQTDQYRICLIGVSGLTPEEVARELRNLKAEELPLLLESTLPETGLFAWRLWHVAVRFGIVARGANYSISRVRALVETYRDTPVFEEALREVLTDKLDLEGAFKVLESVSKGSVRVETVPRGFAPSPMAIPILEKAIPQDVLRPAYPGAETLRILKQRLMNTRVKLICVYNNDWETVLKVSNIPERVRCPRCGSTLIAVVSPWDRDSRRVVAKWLRKARMSREERKLWLSLWRNASLVQSLGRLAVMVMAGRGIGPMTASRILGKPYRSEDDLLTEILKAEIEYIRTRPFWD from the coding sequence ATGACGTTCAAGGGGATCTCCGAGCCTCTGCTCAGGGCTTTAAAGGAGGTTGGCTTAGAGAAGCCCACACCTATCCAGGAGAAGGCGATACCGCTTATACTATCCGGTAGGAACGTTCTGATAGTTGCCCCGACCGGCTACGGCAAGACCGAGGCAGCTATGATCCCTATACTAGAGGCTTACCTAAGGCTTAGGGAGAAACCCGATGGAATAGCCATCCTGTACATAACGCCTCTCAGGGCTTTGAACAGAGATATCCTGAGGAGACTCAGGGTGCTATGCACCAGAATCGGTTTAGAGGTGGATGTTAGGCATGGAGACACAGACGCTCGAACCAGGAGGAGACAGTCTCTAAGGCCGCCGAAGATGCTCATAACAACCCCTGAGACCCTTCAAGCGATCCTACCCGGGAGGAGGATGAGGAAACACTTCGAAAGCCTGAGGTGGGTCGTCGTCGACGAGGTTCACGAGCTACTCGAGAGTAAACGAGGTATCCAGTTAACCGTCGCGTTGGAGAGGCTTAAAGCCCTTCGGAATGCAAGGTTCCAGATAATCGGTATATCGGCTACCGTCGCAGATCCGGAGACGGCCGCGAGGTTCATAGGCGGACTCGACCCCGTCGAATCGGTAGTGCTCGAGGAGACTAGAGAGACCAGGGTAGTGGTGGATAATCCGAAGGCTTTAGACGATGATTTCAAGATGTCTACGAGCCTAGCTTTGCCGGCCGACGCGGTCGCTAGGATGAGAGTGATAGGCGAGCTGGCGGGTAAAACCTCTGTGCTCGTATTCACGAACACGAGAGAGCACTCAGAGGTCTTAGCATCCAGGCTGAGGGCTTTAACCCCTGAGCTTAAAATAGACGTGCACCACGGTTCGCTGTCCAGAGATGTCAGGAGGGAGGCTGAGGAGAGGATCAGGGAGGGGGTCTCGAACGCTCTCATATGCACTAGCAGCATGGAGCTTGGGGTCGACATAGGTATTCTAGACACGGTTGTCCAATACATGTCTCCGAGACAAGTAGTCAGGCTCGTTCACAGGATAGGTAGGAGCGGGCATGGCCTAGATAGGGTGAGCCGGGGCCTCATACTGACGGCTTCCCCCGAGGACTCGATGGAGGCCGCCGTGATAGCTAGAAGAATGCTTAGACATCTATTGGAGAAGCCGAGGATCCACGAGTCCGCATTAGACGTCTTAGCCCACCAGATAGCAGGGCTTGTTCTAGACTTCAAAGAGATAGACATGAAGGAGGCGTATGAGACCATTAGAAGAGCGTATCCATATAGGCGACTGGGGTGGGAGGATTTCGTGAAAACCGTAGAGCTCATGGCCGAGCTCAGGACCATAGGCCTCGTCAGAGGTAGGCTGAGAGCCACTTGGAGAACCCATAGATACTACTATGAGAACCTTTCCACGATCCCGGACGTCAAGCGTTACAGGGTTAAAAACGCCTTAGACGGTAGAATAGTCGGGACCTTGGACCAAGAGTTCGTAGGTGAAAGAGGCGAGCCGGGGCTCGTATTCATCATGAAGGGGCAGACGTGGAAGATCCTAAGCGTAGACCACGAGAACCTTGTGGTGAACGTCGAGCCCTCCACAGAGGTCATAGGAGCCGTCCCGTCGTGGGAGGGGGAGCTCATACCCGTCTCCATGGAGGTCGCCGAGGAGGTCTACAGGGTCCTAGCGGAGATAGCTAGGGAGCTTAAACGCGGCGGAGACCCTCTGAGGCCATTAACACCGTATAGCCTGACGGAGGAGGCAAAGGGTAGGATTCTGGAATACGTGAAAGAGCAGCTCGAGAAGGGGTTCCCTGTTCCAAGCCCAGATAGGATACTCGTAGAGGCCTTCAGAGACGTCGTGGTTCTCCACACCCCGTTCGGAGACTTAGTCAACAGGACCTTAGCACTCGCTCTGACCGCGTTACTCAGCAACAGACTCGGATACGCCATAGGTTTCCAGACAGACCAGTATAGGATATGCCTCATAGGAGTGTCGGGTTTAACGCCTGAAGAGGTCGCCAGAGAGCTCAGGAACCTGAAAGCCGAGGAGCTCCCTCTACTACTTGAATCCACGTTGCCTGAAACCGGGTTGTTCGCCTGGAGGCTCTGGCACGTAGCCGTCAGGTTTGGCATAGTGGCTAGAGGGGCGAACTACAGTATTTCAAGGGTTAGAGCCTTGGTCGAAACCTACAGGGATACACCGGTCTTCGAGGAGGCCCTGAGAGAGGTTTTAACCGATAAGCTCGACTTGGAAGGGGCTTTCAAAGTCTTGGAGAGCGTCTCCAAGGGCAGTGTAAGAGTGGAGACCGTGCCTAGGGGGTTTGCACCGTCGCCCATGGCCATCCCCATACTCGAGAAGGCCATACCTCAGGACGTTCTAAGACCGGCATATCCAGGCGCAGAAACCCTTAGGATCCTCAAGCAGAGGCTTATGAACACCCGTGTCAAGCTTATATGCGTATACAACAACGACTGGGAAACAGTCCTTAAGGTTTCAAATATACCCGAGAGGGTTAGATGCCCTAGATGCGGCTCGACCCTGATAGCCGTAGTCAGCCCGTGGGACAGAGATTCGAGACGGGTGGTCGCTAAGTGGCTTAGAAAAGCCAGGATGAGCCGTGAAGAGAGAAAACTATGGCTTAGCCTATGGCGTAACGCGAGCCTCGTTCAAAGCTTAGGTAGGCTAGCTGTGATGGTCATGGCCGGTAGGGGTATAGGCCCTATGACTGCTTCGAGGATCTTGGGCAAACCCTACAGGAGCGAAGACGACCTCTTAACGGAGATACTGAAGGCCGAGATAGAGTACATACGTACACGGCCGTTCTGGGACTGA